From the Coffea arabica cultivar ET-39 unplaced genomic scaffold, Coffea Arabica ET-39 HiFi ptg000200l, whole genome shotgun sequence genome, one window contains:
- the LOC113718254 gene encoding lipid phosphate phosphatase 2-like, producing the protein MPEIQLGAQTIRTHGAQVARFHMRDWLILLLLVAIEIGLNVIEPFHRFVGADMMTDLKYPLKDNTIPLWAVPIIAIIMPLIVIIVFYFIRKNVYDLHQGVLGLLFSVLITAVITDAIKDAVGRPRPDFFWRCFPDGKGVFHPITGDVRCTGLKSVIKEGHKSFPSGHTSWSFAGLGFLALYLSGKLRAFDRQGHIAKLCIVFLPLLLAALVGVSRVDDYWHHWQDVFAGGLLGITVASFCYLQFFPPPYDIDGWGPHAYFQMLSESRNGGQSESNAMNSLTVRQAESGTVYSRPDQAVETSEVITQVTSSILDDLERGRRY; encoded by the exons ATGCCAGAAATTCAGTTGGGTGCTCAAACAATTCGAACCCATGGAGCTCAAGTAGCTAGGTTTCACATGCGTGATTGGCTAATTCTTTTGCTGCTGGTGGCAATAGAGATAGGGTTAAATGTGATAGAGCCATTCCACCGTTTTGTTGGTGCCGATATGATGACGGATCTGAAATACCCATTGAAAGATAATACTATCCCTCTCTGGGCTGTCCCG ATCATTGCAATCATAATGCCTCTTATTGTGATCATTGTATTTTATTTCATTAGAAAGAATGTCTATGATCTGCACCAAggtgttttgg gtcttttgttttctgttctGATCACAGCAGTTATAACTGATGCCATAAAAGATGCTGTTGGGCGGCCTCGTCCTGATTTCTTTTGGCGATGTTTCCCTGATGGAAAAGGG GTGTTTCATCCTATCACAGGCGATGTCCGATGCACTGGACTCAAGAGTGTCATTAAAGAAGGGCACAAAAGTTTCCCCAGTGGTCACACTTCTT GGTCCTTTGCTGGTCTTGGTTTCCTGGCATTGTATTTGTCAGGGAAACTTAGAGCATTTGATCGACAGGGCCATATCGCGAAGCTCTGCATCGTTTTCCTGCCATTACTTCTTGCAGCATTAGTCGGAGTTTCTCGAGTTGATGATTATTGGCACCATTGGCAGGATGTATTTGCTGGAGGTCTTTTAG GAATTACAGTTGCTTCATTCTGTTACCTGCAATTTTTTCCACCACCATATGATATAGATG GTTGGGGACCTCACGCATATTTCCAGATGTTGTCCGAGTCACGAAACGGTGGTCAGTCTGAATCAAATGCCATGAACAGTCTTACCGTGCGACAAGCTGAAAGTGGGACGGTATACAGTCGACCCGACCAAGCAGTGGAAACATCGGAAGTCATTACCCAGGTTACAAGCTCAATCCTGGATGACTTGGAGCGGGGGAGAAGATACTGA